Proteins found in one Arthrobacter sp. U41 genomic segment:
- a CDS encoding MOSC domain-containing protein: MDTASVLAVCRVHQLLEDPGSVGVTAIDKRPVAGPVRVHKLGLRGDVQASRVHHGGEDQALYAYSQDDADYWAAELGRELPPGIFGENLRIAGISATNAIIGERWKIGLDVEVEVTSPRTPCATFQRRMREPHWVKRFGDAGRIGTYLRVVRVGSIQAGDHIHRIFLPTHGVTIGKWFSDPTVEDMEALRDADADGEIRLQPEYRGEFEKLQRRLGV; this comes from the coding sequence ATGGACACCGCCTCTGTTCTCGCCGTCTGCCGCGTACACCAGTTGCTGGAGGACCCCGGAAGCGTCGGCGTGACAGCAATCGACAAACGGCCCGTCGCCGGACCGGTCAGGGTGCACAAGCTCGGTCTGCGCGGTGACGTCCAGGCCAGCCGCGTCCACCACGGCGGCGAAGACCAGGCGCTCTATGCGTACTCCCAGGACGACGCCGACTACTGGGCAGCTGAGCTCGGCCGTGAACTCCCGCCGGGGATCTTCGGTGAGAACCTGCGGATCGCCGGCATCAGCGCCACCAACGCCATCATTGGCGAACGCTGGAAAATCGGGCTCGACGTCGAAGTCGAGGTGACCTCGCCCCGCACGCCCTGCGCCACCTTCCAGCGCCGCATGCGGGAGCCGCACTGGGTGAAACGGTTTGGCGACGCCGGGCGGATCGGGACCTACCTTCGGGTGGTGCGGGTCGGCAGCATCCAGGCCGGGGACCACATCCACCGGATCTTCCTCCCCACCCATGGAGTCACCATCGGCAAATGGTTCAGCGATCCCACGGTGGAGGACATGGAGGCACTGCGGGACGCCGACGCCGACGGTGAGATCCGCCTCCAGCCGGAGTACCGCGGGGAGTTCGAGAAGCTGCAGCGCCGCCTCGGCGTGTAG